aatttctagTGGATTATTTAGTTCGTTTGTGGAAGTATACAAAGAAAATGGAATTATGGGATACTACGCAGGATTGATGCCTAGACTTATTGGAATCGCAGTTATAATGACATTATTCAACACATCTAGCTATATCATTGGTAACTATATTCTAACCGACGAAACGACAAAACCATATGTGACTCCTACCGTAAACGtaagtaaattaattaatcaattgcTGTCAAAGCAATGCAGCATAGTTCTATATCAACATTTCTTGTTATACTTTCATAGTTCATAGCAACGACAGCTGCATATCCATTCTTGGTGGTATCGCATTGTATGGCTGTTAATAACTGTGGGTAAGTTGTATTAATACATGCTCCGTATATACAATCCCTTTTTTCAGAATTCAACAAACTTGAATACatcaatttatttttgaatataGATTGGTTGCCGGTCTTCCTCCACATATGCCAATTTATAATGGGTGGCGGCAATGTTGGTCTCATCTGTCAGTTACTAACCAATTAAAGAGAGGAAACAGTATGTTCTGGCGTTATCATACAGGACAACAGATAATGAGAGACGGAAAACCAGcagttttataataatattacattCATTTCGATCTGAGAGACCAACAGTAAAATCAATTTtgtattatacattttttattatccAGTAAATCTATTAGCTGCCGTGTTTGCATTTATATTACTTATTAATCGAAAATTGATTCTAATAGTAGTTACACAAACTGTTAATTAcacacttttctttttctttgggtTTTACATGTTATCAACAAATATCTTTTGTATTGAAAATTGAACAGAATCTTTTCTACAAATACATACTGCTATatgaagttttttttttatttagtatTGTTATAtaaatactgaagtgtttatgctttttaagatttatgaaaaaagtattttttgtGGTATTTATACATTAATACACATAGAAAATATGCATAGACAAATACGAACAACAGTGAAGTACAagagaaattaaattatatgtttatgACTATagttttgtggaatttttcaatgaattatATGTATAAGTACCGAAGCTCATTGTAtccaattattaattaataactaTGGTTAAATATACCTGTGATGTTcctgttattttttaaatggctgTTTGAATGTTAACTTCTAGTTAAATTGACAGTGATTTTGCAAAAGATTTAACAATTTAACATTGGTTAATAAAAAGTGAATATTCTTGAAAGAAGAAATGActgtttaattaatatttttatttactatTTCGATGATTTCAATCAATTTACAACATGGTTCACCAGACATTTAAGAAGTTATACGAGTATTGCGTCATTAGATTGTGTCTTTCGTTCTAAGTATCCTATGAATAATACACACAAGCCTACATACTATATcgcatatttttcaaattcttgtataaaaaaaatatcgacttgaactacaattttaaatattacataaatGTTTCATCAGGTATTACATTTGAACTTTAATTTATGTATATAGTGCGATAAGACGAATGTGAATAATGAACAAAACAATCaatatgttatttttaatgGATATTTTCGTATTTTACAATCTAGTTAACCAAGAAGATCTTGTACTAGAtgcaattaaatatatatatagcacTGTTTTAAATCAATTTCTGATTTAATAAAGGCAATGTAATCTCTCATCTTCACTAAAATTACTTTTACCATTGTTCAATTTAAAGAGAATTATCAtactaaaattacaaaaaacatgACCTACCAAACATACACATTTTATATTACAGCCTAAAGGCTAATTTCTTTGGATTAGGTAGTATTTGTTGCtatagaatattaattttttatcaatatttGGATAAGATTATATTTCTTCACTTTCTGaatcgaaaaaaattaataattttctattacAAAAAACATATTCAAAATAATAGCCATTAACACtgcaatataaatgtttataaaaagTAATCTgaagaaattttataaatttcttatCATGTTTTTATATTAACAATACAACTAAAAAATACGTGAATGTACTTGCGATGTTTGTAATCGGCAAAAGTTCATAccttatatttaatttaatatgaaagctaaatgtataaatatggtcTTTAAAGTACATATAGGCTTAAAAATTAATGAACGAGTAAAGAATATTTGCAAATCTTAACGTGACACAAAGGAATGTACATCTTTAGATTTACGTAATTCGCTGAACTTGTAttgtattttttcatatttttacaattcCATATTTGGCTTATAACTTTAATGATGTATTTCATGTTCTTGAAAATTTAATGTCATGCAACCTCTAAAAGGGGTTACCATATAACTGTACATTGCATGTTTgaactttcatttttttacaatGCAATAAAGTTTCAAACcgttaacatttaatatttatttaacaaatattaCCTTATGGTATTAAATATAACAAGTGATTGCTGTCAGGTTGATAGCCATGGGTTTTATAACTCTATATACATTAAGGAATACTGTATGTTCAGGAATGTTTTACAGAATCAATGGATTAAAAAGCATGTTTCTATtacattaaaatactttttgtaCATTTAAACAATAAATATGTAGCATATTAGAAGACTGTTCAATATTCACATTCCACGGCAAAAGTTCTGACAATatgatttcttttttaatttggaCATCTCTTCCAAGTAATATCTAATGAAAGATTTCCTTTCACAGTAAATGCTACGTATATACAATGGTATATATGTCACTGGTCTTTATAAAAAGAAGCGAAACTtaagataaaagaaaaaaagactAATAGTACTGTGGCAGTATAATACTTAACATACTTATAGAATGTAACTTTTTGAAGGATatgattattattttataataatctaCCAACTAAAATCTTTATGCTTTTATTATATCAAAATCATATGAAATTATGTCACCAACTCATACTTGATCCCAAAATGAACGATTAACAAATCATTTTACATATTTCAGAATCCTTAGAATAATTGACAATGTAAAAAACTGATGCTGTGACAATATCTGAATATAGATAATTTCAGATATTTCGTCATAATAAAACATAAGCTCCTGAATGTTGCGGGACTCTATGGTAATAGTAGTAGTATCGAGTATACTACTTTTCAAATTTACATGAAACTAATTTCTAAAACAACAACATTTTGATTCTCAACTATTTATAACCAGCTAAAGAAGATAATTCTGTTTCTGTGTGTCTTACAGAAGATAGCTGTAATGTATGGTTGTCTACTTGTTAAATATTTCTAGAGTATAGAACTTTATGTATACTTGTTTACGACGTATGCGATAGTTATACATAGAAATTTTCAGAGAAATGTACACAATACTGAAAATATAATAATGACTATTCAAAAGATTCTATATGCTTATAGTATTGTAACAAAAATATCGCTTTTAGTATTATATTTACTATGGAAAATTGACTCATATTTGTATGTATAGAATGGCCAATTTATAGTagattccaaaatattttttataatgttcGTTAAATGGAGCGATTTAGAAACACATACTTTACAGAAATTATCTATACATTATGTTAAATGTTCATATTCCTATTTGTAATGTGGTTGCAATACCTTACATGTACATTAATATTCATATAATACTTTAAAATTTCGtcgttttaaatattttactaaatattataattaattttaatatataattcgTTTTTCTTCTGCATAAAGTTCTATCATCTTATTGTTCTTTTAAGTATAATTTCGTAAGATATAATTTGACACATGATAAATATTATGCTGTTACTtttataataaatcaataagaGACATGAATTGCGATTTCGTTATTCAGGGTCTTATTGATCGTTAATTAGAAACAATGGACTAAAAGTTATAAATTTCTATTGCATAAATTTCAACCATCTCTATTCTCTCTCTATGAACATAAATTAGGCCATAGCAAAAGTGTCAGAGTAGTTATCATTAAGCGCAAACGGCTATAATTATTCGTGACTAGTGCATATAACATACACTGATTTATATTCGAACAAGAAATACCATGGTATATCACGTTTATCGTTAATTCCATAATCACTACTCTAAAGTAAAGGGCAATTATAGTTATGTGCATACTCGAATTTATAATACAATGCAGATTTAGAATTCTGTTCATCTAAATCAGTGTTTAATATCAAGACGATGCaatcaaattttaatgaaacttttttaCATGTATAAACTTTGCTATCTACCAATAcagaatatacatatacacatatacatacTTTTCTCAATGATCACTATACAATGATCtttgatatataaaatattagaatctaTCCAAAACAAGTGATATTAAACCCAAACCAACTGATATTAAGTCTATGCCTCGTTCTCTTAATGTAACAGTGTCGTATAATTATATTAAGTTCtacttattttttattacaaaaagcAACAATGTTCCGTATATGATATAACACTTCTAAACAATAAACTGATATGTTCTTTATCTGCATTAAAGAAAAGGTTGAAAAGTGTTACTTAATTGTGCACTTGGCTCCAGGAGTCCAGACATATGTGATTATTATTCTGCATTGGTAGCGTAAAATTTGTACATACAGAAACCTGTCATTAACATTTGAGAGAACTGTACGGTATGGTTCCCTTGTGAGCGTAATGTCATGAAATGCTTTCCTCATGCATGGAATTAATGTCTGTCGATTGAATTGATTATTATTTCAAGTCCAATTCAATTTCTGGactttctaatgaaaatggttTGAGATTCTCCACTATTGGCGTTTGATCGGGATCGACTCGTATACGAATCCTGTTAGTCTCTAAAGACCGCGGGAGCGTACGTGGAAGATCATCCTTATATGACTCGGATATGGGCGAACTATATGATACATAAATTCGTACAACATCTGGACTCGGTTGAGGTGGCGTTGCTTTGGGCGTGGGTAAGCCACCGCTGCCCGAGCTAGCATTCGAAATATTACTTTGAGTATCGAGGCTATTGTCTAACGCTTGACACCGTGTCGCCGAACTAAATACGGAAAGGTCGGCTGTCGATGTAACAGACGTGTCTGCCAATGACCGTCGCGAGCCATTGGGAGAGGCTCCATCATCAAGATTCGGATCAAGTGAGAATTTGCTTCCTGCacatatatttcaatttttattatactgcAATCGAATATTGGAACAAACGTGTCTTCCGACAGAGAATGATTTTTGTGCAAGTATAATATACATTCAACTTAAAAACTGTCCCTCTATCCCCTAACATCACCATGCCTTCTTCTATGTGTGTATAATAGAAAAAGTAATGCATATTACATACTACgggttttcttttttcattgtaattattatttaaatggcAACAAAAGTTTGGCATACTCTCAGTCCAATAGTAATCTAaggtaacaaaaatataataaacattCACGTACTCAATTTTCTGACACACGCATGCTTTCGTTATTTCTGTTTGTTCTGTAGAAAATCTCTTAAAAACATATGTTTCACAAAATAATCACAGTCTATTGGGTCTTACTTTGATTCTATCTTATATGAAAAACTatgaatgaaaattttgaaTACAAATTTAGAGGTATATGTAACTTTGTTCTGATGATATTGAGCATGTTAGTGTTAAAGGTTTATCTATGACTATCGATCGTAATACTTCTAGAGTATTTTTTTTGTAAAGTTCTATCTAAATAACTGATCATTATTGTACGCaacagttttcttttttttttttataaaaacctatgtttaaaaaatatcttaCAATCTAGTGTTATATATAACCATTATATCAATCTCTGAATCTTTGTCTTTCTTCGTATCCTTAGTGGTATTTTCTTGTTTAGAATGCAGAAGGCAGGTATTTATATCACCATGTACTATGTTTTCATTATATTGTAACTCACCGCCAAGACCACAATCAGTTGGTTCAACTGGTGTTGTACTTTCTCTACCGTCTTCGGCGATCACTAAATCTCTACGTTGTGCTATGGATTCACGCATTGCATGCTGTGCATCACTAAATTCTTCGCTTCGTCTTCCAACCTAAATGTGACAGATCATAATATGTATATAGATCAAACTGTATACTATACAAGATATTCGACTGGATCAGATAGATTTTGAAGTACTAGAAAACGCGTAAAAACTGATCCGTTCCAACATTATTAATTTACGATCATTgagatttatttctttgggtaaatattagaaaaatatggttaaaaatttgaatagactcattctcgttatttttataaagtaatgtaaaatagtcacttttagtgctccataaATCTGGTGTTAATCACCCTAAAATCATCCTCTACAATATTTAATATGCACCAAAATAAGCATAAATTACCTTGCTTGCAAATGAAGGTTCTTTGAATGTACCAAATGGAATTCGTGGTAACTCATGTGGTAATGGTGGGCCAGGATAATCCAATTTAGAACGTTTTAGTTCTTCCATACTACGTTCCATACTACTTATTACTGTATCATCATCAAAGCAGAAATCTTTTTCCAATTTGATTTGCAAATAGTTACAAAACTCGTCTAGACTTTCCATTGGCATAAGAAAACGTTTATGCATTTTCATGATAGTGTATGCCATAGCCGGTAAAATACGGTCGCCGTCTAACAAAAATACGTCCCAAATTCGAAGGCCAAGACTAACAGGCGTCTATTATGGatagaaaaaagaaacacgTATTTAGTCATGATATTTAACCTTGACGTATATACTGTAATGATTAAGTAACAgtgaaaaattaatgaatattCCTCTACCCTCTCTTGGAAAACAACAAAGAACCATTTTAACGCGTAAAGGATGGAATCGCAGCCGCACTTATCGAGTTTCCTTTTCAATTTCGGCAAAAATTTATTCATAATTTTATCATGATGTTCAATGTAACGATTCAGCTTCGGAAATCCATCAACATAAAATcctaaacaaaaaatatattcgttAAATTACAGTATAAATGATTACttgatttaaattatataaaatatgatCAGACCATGCATAGTGTATTTCTTATCAGCCAGCAACACAGAAAGACCCCAAAATGCATCCTCTTCATCCATATATAATAAAAGTAATCCAGCTAATACAGACATCCCTTGACAATAGCCTACTTCCATATTGTACATGCTATAAGCAGCCAACACATAAAACATGGATCGTTGTTTTATGCTATATCGTTCTCTGTTAATAGAAAATAGACGTT
This window of the Halictus rubicundus isolate RS-2024b chromosome 9, iyHalRubi1_principal, whole genome shotgun sequence genome carries:
- the LOC143357455 gene encoding mitochondrial carrier homolog 2 isoform X2: MLPRPTTTILFRKPALALPNILEYVNYIKSVDGISGCYRGVVPTICANIVGTVVFNKTSNYIKKAAEREEEKEKEEETKEDKRCMTFICELIQGLISRTVAILFSHPLEVIAIRMMAQFVGRETKYNGLFSSFVEVYKENGIMGYYAGLMPRLIGIAVIMTLFNTSSYIIGNYILTDETTKPYVTPTVNFIATTAAYPFLVVSHCMAVNNCGLVAGLPPHMPIYNGWRQCWSHLSVTNQLKRGNSMFWRYHTGQQIMRDGKPAVL
- the Rn-tre gene encoding USP6 N-terminal-like protein; the encoded protein is MNEEELLKRSAAERDRIFSCYDRGRENGAEIDSWEDPAYEVYHTTDRYGFIHDKRLPQKPDPNEIKCHRVEMERLKKWEKMTKQWDSTSTKEKLRRRVYKGIPNRFRGQVWSLLLGIKTLKKEQAGKYEEMLKLARQWSTEIRQIDADVARQYRDHINYRERYSIKQRSMFYVLAAYSMYNMEVGYCQGMSVLAGLLLLYMDEEDAFWGLSVLLADKKYTMHGFYVDGFPKLNRYIEHHDKIMNKFLPKLKRKLDKCGCDSILYALKWFFVVFQERTPVSLGLRIWDVFLLDGDRILPAMAYTIMKMHKRFLMPMESLDEFCNYLQIKLEKDFCFDDDTVISSMERSMEELKRSKLDYPGPPLPHELPRIPFGTFKEPSFASKVGRRSEEFSDAQHAMRESIAQRRDLVIAEDGRESTTPVEPTDCGLGGSKFSLDPNLDDGASPNGSRRSLADTSVTSTADLSVFSSATRCQALDNSLDTQSNISNASSGSGGLPTPKATPPQPSPDVVRIYVSYSSPISESYKDDLPRTLPRSLETNRIRIRVDPDQTPIVENLKPFSLESPEIELDLK